The Microbacterium sp. KUDC0406 genome includes a window with the following:
- a CDS encoding DUF5684 domain-containing protein, with product MIHAADVTDSVDSLWGAVFGGSTGFIMLAVYVLVVVALWKVFTKAGYPGILAIIPIVNTIFLVKIAGYSGWMALLYLIPIVNIVFAIIVAVKLGARFGKGGAFSFFLLWLLPFIGYFIIGFGDAKYSRA from the coding sequence ATGATCCACGCAGCCGATGTGACCGATTCCGTCGACAGTCTCTGGGGCGCCGTGTTCGGCGGCTCGACCGGGTTCATCATGCTGGCCGTCTACGTGCTCGTGGTCGTCGCGCTGTGGAAGGTCTTCACGAAGGCGGGCTACCCGGGCATCCTCGCGATCATCCCCATCGTGAACACGATCTTCCTCGTGAAGATCGCCGGATACTCGGGCTGGATGGCGCTGCTGTACCTGATCCCGATCGTCAACATCGTCTTCGCGATCATCGTGGCGGTCAAGCTCGGGGCGAGGTTCGGCAAGGGCGGCGCCTTCTCGTTCTTCCTGCTCTGGCTGCTCCCCTTCATCGGGTACTTCATCATCGGCTTCGGCGACGCGAAGTACAGCCGGGCCTGA
- a CDS encoding TetR/AcrR family transcriptional regulator, protein MTDVEPEELPRGIALAWGVAANPQRGPKREMSVERIVDAAVELADAEGIGAVSMAAVAAKLGFTPMSLYRYVSAKDDLLLLMEEHAVGLPPEDLREHDGWRARLRAYFEAQVLIYLRHPWILSLPITGSPITPNSSAWLDSALDALGDTPLNPSERLAVALACTGQARWYGTVLAGYTEQARTSGLSPEEITAREAALFDRVITAAEFPALRAAIESGVFLRDDDPFRFSIERYLEGVEAYIAGLDRDGAHAGPSPWLRDDDPRLTADKHVRAAAKRVREAEKELRAARKQERQVRRDIAAGIAARAER, encoded by the coding sequence ATGACCGACGTCGAACCCGAAGAGCTGCCGCGCGGTATCGCCCTCGCCTGGGGCGTCGCGGCGAACCCCCAGCGCGGCCCCAAGCGCGAGATGAGCGTGGAGCGGATCGTCGACGCCGCGGTCGAGCTCGCCGACGCCGAGGGCATCGGTGCGGTGTCGATGGCGGCTGTGGCCGCGAAGCTCGGCTTCACCCCGATGTCGCTGTACCGCTACGTCAGCGCGAAGGACGATCTGCTGCTGCTCATGGAGGAGCACGCGGTAGGACTCCCGCCCGAGGATCTCCGCGAGCACGACGGCTGGCGCGCTCGGCTGCGCGCGTACTTCGAGGCGCAGGTGCTCATCTATCTGCGGCATCCGTGGATCCTGTCCCTGCCCATCACCGGATCGCCGATCACCCCGAACAGCTCGGCGTGGCTCGATTCCGCGCTCGACGCGCTCGGCGACACTCCGCTGAACCCGTCGGAGCGCCTGGCCGTGGCGCTCGCGTGCACCGGACAGGCGCGCTGGTACGGCACCGTGCTCGCCGGGTACACGGAGCAGGCGCGCACCAGCGGACTGTCGCCCGAGGAGATCACGGCCCGCGAGGCGGCACTCTTCGACCGGGTGATCACCGCCGCCGAGTTCCCCGCGCTCCGCGCTGCCATCGAGTCCGGAGTGTTCCTGCGCGATGACGACCCGTTCCGGTTCTCGATCGAACGCTACCTCGAGGGCGTCGAGGCGTACATCGCCGGGCTCGACCGCGACGGCGCGCATGCGGGTCCCTCCCCGTGGCTGCGCGATGACGACCCGAGGCTCACCGCGGACAAGCACGTCCGCGCGGCGGCGAAGCGCGTGCGCGAGGCCGAGAAGGAGCTGCGCGCCGCGCGCAAGCAGGAGCGCCAGGTGCGCCGGGACATCGCCGCCGGCATCGCCGCCCGGGCGGAGAGATGA
- a CDS encoding glutaredoxin family protein, with protein MTTITLIGKPDCHLCEVASELIDQVVAQMPDAAAESIEIVEASIEDDPALYELWWEKIPVVLIDGEFHAHWRVSPDRLRDALEEKASARTERTE; from the coding sequence GTGACCACGATCACCCTGATCGGCAAGCCGGACTGCCACCTCTGCGAGGTCGCTTCGGAGCTGATCGACCAGGTCGTCGCGCAGATGCCGGATGCCGCGGCCGAGAGCATCGAGATCGTCGAGGCGTCGATCGAGGACGACCCCGCGCTGTACGAGCTGTGGTGGGAGAAGATCCCCGTCGTGCTGATCGACGGCGAGTTCCATGCGCACTGGCGGGTCTCGCCCGACCGGCTGCGCGACGCACTGGAGGAGAAGGCCAGTGCTCGTACTGAGCGAACGGAGTGA
- a CDS encoding Dabb family protein, with protein sequence MIRHVVMWRLASEDAAERVEQAAEVARRLNALDGVVPQLRAVRAGANTVPIDGNWDVALVADIENADDLEAYQVHPAHVEAAGYIRSVVASRVAVDFEV encoded by the coding sequence GTGATCCGTCACGTCGTGATGTGGAGGCTCGCGAGCGAGGATGCCGCGGAGCGCGTCGAGCAGGCCGCTGAGGTGGCTCGCCGTCTGAACGCGCTCGACGGCGTGGTCCCGCAGCTGCGCGCGGTGCGCGCCGGGGCGAACACGGTGCCGATCGACGGGAACTGGGATGTCGCTCTCGTCGCAGACATCGAGAACGCCGACGACCTGGAGGCGTACCAGGTGCATCCGGCGCACGTCGAGGCCGCGGGCTACATCCGCTCGGTCGTGGCATCGCGCGTCGCCGTCGACTTCGAGGTCTGA
- a CDS encoding amino acid ABC transporter ATP-binding protein has product MTTEAIDVHAPAIDVQGLVKTFGENEVLKGIDLTVQAGEVVCIIGPSGSGKSTLLRSVNLLEEPTGGKVFIEGIDITDEDADIDRVRQRIGMVFQSFNLFPHMNVLGNLTIAQRQVKRRSKGEAERIAREMLDRVGLSDKVDAYPSHLSGGQQQRVAIARALCMNPDMMLFDEPTSALDPELVGEVLQVMRQLADEGMTMLVVTHEMGFAREVGSRLIFMADGNIVEQGDPHEVLANPQHQRTKDFLSRVL; this is encoded by the coding sequence ATGACCACGGAAGCGATCGATGTGCACGCCCCCGCGATCGACGTGCAGGGACTGGTGAAGACGTTCGGCGAGAACGAGGTGCTCAAGGGCATCGATCTCACCGTGCAGGCCGGCGAGGTGGTGTGCATCATCGGCCCGTCCGGGTCGGGCAAGTCCACTCTGCTGCGCTCGGTGAATCTGCTCGAGGAACCCACCGGCGGGAAGGTGTTCATCGAGGGCATCGACATCACCGACGAGGACGCCGACATCGACCGGGTCCGTCAGCGCATCGGCATGGTGTTCCAGAGCTTCAACCTGTTCCCGCACATGAACGTGCTGGGCAACCTCACGATCGCGCAGCGGCAGGTGAAGCGGCGCTCGAAGGGCGAGGCCGAGCGGATCGCCAGGGAGATGCTCGACAGGGTGGGGCTCTCCGACAAGGTCGACGCCTACCCGAGCCACCTCTCCGGAGGACAGCAGCAGCGCGTCGCGATCGCGCGCGCACTGTGCATGAACCCCGACATGATGCTCTTCGACGAGCCGACCTCGGCGCTCGACCCCGAGCTGGTCGGCGAGGTGCTGCAGGTGATGCGTCAGCTGGCCGACGAGGGCATGACCATGCTGGTGGTCACGCACGAGATGGGCTTCGCCCGCGAGGTGGGCTCGCGCCTGATCTTCATGGCCGACGGCAACATCGTCGAGCAGGGCGACCCGCACGAGGTGCTCGCGAACCCGCAGCATCAGCGCACGAAGGACTTCCTGTCCCGCGTGCTCTGA
- a CDS encoding helix-turn-helix domain-containing protein, with protein sequence MPDVPDVRFLTVAEVAELMRVSKMTVYRLVHAGELPAIRFGRSYRVPESAVAEALRRPISDAG encoded by the coding sequence ATGCCCGATGTTCCTGACGTCCGATTCCTCACGGTGGCCGAGGTGGCCGAACTGATGAGGGTCTCGAAGATGACCGTGTACCGGCTGGTGCACGCCGGCGAGCTGCCCGCGATCCGTTTCGGTCGCAGCTACCGCGTCCCCGAGTCCGCCGTGGCCGAAGCGCTGCGGCGGCCCATCTCCGACGCCGGCTGA
- a CDS encoding histidine phosphatase family protein — translation MPASLLHLVRHGEVHNPDRVLYGRLPDYHLSEAGRGMAQAAADHLVSLGREVTELRCSPLERTQESAAPIAAAFDLTPVLEERIIEPANVFEGRRMRKALRNPVNWWQLRNPSLPSWGEPYESIADRMIAAMDDAWDAAALGDVVFVSHQAPIWITHRRVAGLRLRHDPRTRRCALSSITSFERVGDVWREVDYAEPAASGIDLGAV, via the coding sequence GTGCCGGCATCCCTGCTGCACCTCGTCCGGCACGGCGAGGTGCACAATCCCGACCGTGTGCTCTACGGCAGGCTCCCCGACTACCACCTCAGCGAGGCGGGACGCGGGATGGCGCAGGCCGCTGCCGACCACCTCGTGTCGCTCGGACGCGAGGTGACCGAGCTGCGCTGCTCCCCGCTGGAGCGCACCCAGGAGTCGGCCGCGCCGATCGCCGCGGCCTTCGATCTCACTCCCGTCCTCGAGGAGCGCATCATCGAGCCCGCCAACGTCTTCGAGGGCAGGCGGATGCGGAAGGCGCTGCGCAACCCGGTGAACTGGTGGCAGCTGCGCAACCCGAGCCTGCCCAGCTGGGGCGAGCCCTACGAGTCGATCGCCGATCGCATGATCGCGGCGATGGACGACGCCTGGGATGCCGCGGCCCTTGGCGATGTCGTCTTCGTGTCGCATCAGGCGCCGATCTGGATCACGCATCGCCGCGTCGCCGGCCTGAGGCTGCGGCACGATCCGCGCACCCGGCGCTGCGCGCTGAGCAGCATCACGAGCTTCGAGCGCGTCGGCGACGTGTGGCGCGAGGTCGACTACGCCGAGCCCGCGGCGTCCGGCATCGACCTGGGCGCGGTCTGA
- a CDS encoding TlpA family protein disulfide reductase: MSRRVRPVIAAALAAVFAIGLSACTANDPAADEFGKGDTVYSSNDIRVQEIKPADRRAPIEFAGTTEAGEQFDSADAAGGVLVVNFWYATCGPCRVEAKDLESAWQKNKGDGVTFVGVNIYDQADTAKAFNKEFGVTYPSIMDADSGKAKLAFAKVTPIQAPPVTLVLDAQGRVAARIVGPIDGPSVLTTLVQDILAEKA; the protein is encoded by the coding sequence GTGTCCCGCCGTGTACGTCCCGTGATCGCCGCCGCGCTCGCCGCGGTGTTCGCCATCGGATTGAGTGCCTGCACGGCCAATGATCCCGCAGCGGACGAGTTCGGCAAGGGCGACACCGTCTACAGCTCGAACGACATCCGTGTCCAGGAGATCAAGCCTGCAGACCGCAGGGCCCCGATCGAGTTCGCAGGCACCACCGAGGCCGGCGAGCAGTTCGACAGTGCCGACGCTGCCGGCGGCGTGCTGGTGGTCAACTTCTGGTACGCCACCTGCGGTCCGTGTCGCGTCGAGGCGAAGGATCTCGAGTCGGCCTGGCAGAAGAACAAGGGCGACGGCGTCACCTTCGTCGGCGTGAACATCTACGACCAGGCCGACACGGCGAAGGCGTTCAACAAGGAGTTCGGCGTCACCTATCCGAGCATCATGGATGCGGACAGCGGCAAGGCCAAGCTCGCCTTCGCCAAGGTCACGCCGATCCAGGCGCCGCCGGTCACCCTGGTGCTCGACGCACAGGGCCGGGTCGCCGCGCGCATCGTCGGCCCGATCGACGGGCCCTCCGTGCTGACCACCCTGGTGCAGGACATCCTCGCGGAGAAGGCGTGA
- a CDS encoding basic amino acid ABC transporter substrate-binding protein, with the protein MTRRRPLLLGAAVAAVAALALAGCASNPDSGSDGGKPAAGADYELVTAGTLTVCSDIPYKPFEYPDESGSGYTGFDVDILTAIAEKLDLKAEFVVTNFDALQSGTALLAGNCDMGGSAMTITDERKKNIDFSAPYYDSLQSLLVRTDSGIKSIDDLSGKNVGVQQGTTGENYAKENAKGATLTQFSDDGVLWPALQAGQIDAILQDLPVNIEHEKADKTYKVVETYNTDEQYGFAFAKGQKDALRKAVDEQLKALKDDGEYDKIYDKYFSAK; encoded by the coding sequence ATGACCCGTCGCCGCCCTCTTCTCCTCGGTGCCGCTGTCGCAGCGGTCGCCGCCCTCGCCCTCGCGGGATGTGCGAGCAATCCGGACTCCGGCTCCGACGGTGGCAAGCCCGCAGCCGGTGCTGACTACGAGCTCGTCACTGCCGGCACGCTGACGGTGTGCTCGGATATTCCGTACAAGCCCTTCGAGTACCCCGACGAGAGCGGTTCGGGCTACACCGGCTTCGATGTCGACATCCTCACCGCGATCGCCGAGAAGCTCGACCTGAAGGCCGAGTTCGTCGTCACGAACTTCGATGCCCTGCAGTCGGGCACAGCGCTGCTCGCCGGAAACTGCGACATGGGCGGGTCGGCGATGACGATCACGGACGAGCGCAAGAAGAACATCGACTTCTCGGCCCCCTACTACGACTCGCTGCAGTCCCTGCTCGTGAGGACCGACTCCGGTATCAAGAGCATCGACGACCTCTCCGGGAAGAACGTCGGCGTGCAGCAGGGCACCACCGGTGAGAACTACGCCAAGGAGAACGCCAAGGGCGCCACCCTCACACAGTTCTCCGATGACGGCGTGCTGTGGCCTGCCCTGCAGGCGGGGCAGATCGACGCGATCCTGCAGGACCTGCCGGTGAACATCGAGCACGAGAAGGCCGACAAGACGTACAAGGTCGTCGAGACCTACAACACCGACGAGCAGTACGGGTTCGCCTTCGCTAAGGGCCAGAAGGACGCTCTGCGCAAGGCGGTCGATGAGCAGCTGAAGGCGCTCAAGGACGACGGCGAGTACGACAAGATCTACGACAAGTACTTCAGCGCGAAGTGA
- a CDS encoding amino acid ABC transporter permease → MALKKRTRTRLYHYTVYAVLVAVAIWVVVATDWQTVGKQFANPEVAMQMLPGIITIGLKNTLLFTIASFSGGLVLAVVLALMKLSSIPPFRWIATVWIEFFRGIPALMTIFAFGLMLPIAMKGMKIPGGPVGAATLALIVVASAYMAETIRAGIQAVPKGQTEAARSLGMSPMRTMFFIVLPQGFRIIIPPLTNEFVLLLKDTSLFFVIGATPLTYELTTYARNGLSMYANATPMVMAALLYLIVTIPLTRLTARLERRLARER, encoded by the coding sequence ATGGCTCTGAAGAAGAGGACCCGCACGCGGCTGTACCACTACACGGTGTATGCCGTGCTCGTCGCGGTGGCGATCTGGGTGGTTGTCGCGACCGACTGGCAGACCGTGGGGAAGCAGTTCGCGAACCCCGAGGTCGCGATGCAGATGCTGCCCGGCATCATCACCATCGGCCTGAAGAACACGCTCCTGTTCACCATCGCGTCGTTCTCCGGCGGGCTCGTGCTCGCCGTCGTGCTCGCGCTGATGAAGCTCAGCAGCATCCCGCCGTTCCGGTGGATCGCGACGGTGTGGATCGAGTTCTTCCGAGGCATCCCCGCCCTGATGACGATCTTCGCGTTCGGGCTCATGCTGCCGATCGCCATGAAGGGGATGAAGATCCCCGGTGGCCCAGTCGGGGCTGCGACGCTCGCCCTGATCGTGGTGGCCTCGGCGTACATGGCCGAGACGATCCGCGCCGGTATCCAGGCGGTGCCGAAGGGGCAGACCGAGGCGGCCCGGTCGCTGGGGATGTCGCCGATGCGGACGATGTTCTTCATCGTGCTGCCGCAGGGCTTCCGCATCATCATCCCGCCGCTCACGAACGAGTTCGTGCTGCTGCTGAAGGACACCTCGCTGTTCTTCGTGATCGGTGCGACCCCGCTCACCTACGAGCTGACCACGTACGCCCGCAACGGCCTGTCCATGTATGCGAATGCCACGCCGATGGTGATGGCAGCGCTGCTCTACCTGATCGTGACGATCCCGCTCACGCGATTGACCGCACGTCTCGAGCGCAGATTGGCGAGGGAACGATGA
- a CDS encoding 30S ribosomal protein bS22 has protein sequence MGSVIKKRRKRMAKKKHRKLLRKTRHQRRNKK, from the coding sequence GTGGGTTCTGTCATCAAGAAGCGCCGCAAGCGCATGGCGAAGAAGAAGCACCGCAAGCTGCTTCGCAAGACTCGCCACCAGCGCCGCAACAAGAAGTAA
- a CDS encoding GNAT family N-acetyltransferase, whose protein sequence is MLDALPLPHPFDSRAGEAVLRRATSADTDAVIALLADDPISASRGDQASDADRPAYAAALVEILDDPSNDLLIVELDGAVVGTLQLTLIPGMARQGAKRLLVEAVRVSSALRSAGIGSATMRWVADAAAPALGAAMVQLTSDAARTDAHRFYERLGYVGSHVGFKYRVPR, encoded by the coding sequence ATGCTCGACGCACTCCCCCTGCCGCATCCGTTCGATTCCCGTGCCGGCGAGGCGGTGCTGCGCCGGGCGACGTCGGCAGACACGGATGCCGTGATCGCCCTGCTCGCGGATGACCCGATCAGCGCGTCGCGCGGCGACCAGGCATCCGACGCCGACCGTCCCGCATACGCCGCCGCCCTCGTCGAGATCCTCGATGACCCGTCGAACGACCTGCTCATCGTCGAACTCGACGGCGCGGTCGTCGGCACGCTGCAGCTCACCCTGATCCCGGGGATGGCGCGGCAGGGCGCGAAGCGCCTGCTCGTCGAGGCGGTGCGGGTCAGCAGCGCGCTGCGCTCCGCCGGCATCGGTTCCGCGACGATGCGCTGGGTGGCGGATGCCGCAGCCCCCGCGCTCGGGGCGGCGATGGTGCAGCTCACCTCCGATGCCGCCCGCACCGACGCGCACCGCTTCTACGAGCGGCTGGGCTACGTCGGCTCGCACGTCGGCTTCAAGTACCGCGTGCCACGCTGA
- the aspS gene encoding aspartate--tRNA ligase, giving the protein MLRTHTAGSLRAEHIGQTVTLTGWVDRRRDHGGVAFIDLRDASGIAQVVIRDEEIAHPLRSEFVLKVTGEVSLRPEGNANPNLPSGEIEVVATDVVVLNESAPLPFQVSTGLEGTDPVGEEVRLKHRYLDLRRPEPAAAMRLRSQVYKAIRDVLHEREFIEVETPTLTRSTPEGARDFLVPARLHPGSWYALPQSPQLFKQLLMVGGIEKYYQIARCYRDEDFRADRQPEFTQLDIEMSFVDQEDVIEMMESVIQAMWATIGVEVQTPLPRMTYADAMAKYGSDKPDLRFGLPIVEATSYFAETPFRVFQSEYVGAVLMPGGASQPRKQLDAWQDWAKQRGARGLAYVLFNEDGTLGGPVAKNLSESEQEGLAQLVGAKPGDCAFFAAGSTKDSRALLGAARVEIGRRLGLLDPDVFAFTWVMDAPMFEPAADAVASGDVAVGAGAWTAVHHAFTGPKPEFEDTFDTDPGSALAYAYDIVCNGSELGGGSIRIHREDIQKRVFKVMGISEEQAQEKFGFLLDAFKFGAPPHGGIALGMDRVLQHLTKTESIREVIAFPKSGNGFDPLTEAPGAITPEQRAEAGVDFVPEDDEQE; this is encoded by the coding sequence GTGCTTCGCACACACACGGCAGGCTCATTGCGAGCCGAGCACATCGGTCAGACCGTCACCCTCACGGGTTGGGTCGATCGTCGTCGTGATCACGGAGGAGTCGCGTTCATCGATCTGCGGGATGCCTCGGGCATCGCGCAGGTCGTCATCCGCGACGAGGAGATCGCGCATCCGCTGCGCAGCGAGTTCGTGCTGAAGGTCACCGGTGAGGTCTCGCTGCGCCCGGAGGGCAACGCGAACCCGAACCTGCCCTCGGGCGAGATCGAGGTCGTCGCCACCGACGTGGTGGTGCTGAACGAGTCGGCTCCGCTGCCGTTCCAGGTCTCCACCGGGCTCGAGGGCACCGACCCCGTCGGCGAGGAGGTGCGCCTCAAGCACCGCTACCTCGACCTGCGCCGGCCGGAGCCCGCCGCGGCCATGCGCCTGCGTTCGCAGGTCTACAAGGCGATCCGCGATGTGCTGCACGAGCGCGAGTTCATCGAGGTCGAAACCCCGACGCTGACCCGCTCCACGCCGGAGGGCGCCCGCGACTTCCTGGTTCCGGCGCGCCTGCACCCGGGCAGCTGGTACGCCCTGCCGCAGTCGCCGCAGCTGTTCAAGCAGCTGCTCATGGTCGGCGGCATCGAGAAGTACTACCAGATCGCGCGCTGCTACCGCGATGAGGACTTCCGCGCCGACCGTCAGCCCGAGTTCACGCAGCTCGACATCGAGATGAGCTTCGTCGACCAGGAGGACGTCATCGAGATGATGGAGTCCGTCATCCAGGCGATGTGGGCCACCATCGGCGTCGAGGTGCAGACCCCGCTGCCCCGCATGACCTACGCCGACGCGATGGCGAAGTACGGTTCGGACAAGCCCGACCTGCGCTTCGGCCTGCCGATCGTCGAGGCGACCTCGTACTTCGCCGAGACCCCGTTCCGGGTGTTCCAGTCGGAGTACGTCGGCGCGGTGCTCATGCCCGGCGGCGCCTCGCAGCCGCGCAAGCAGCTCGACGCCTGGCAGGACTGGGCGAAGCAGCGCGGAGCCCGCGGTCTCGCCTACGTCCTGTTCAACGAGGACGGCACGCTCGGCGGCCCTGTCGCCAAGAACCTCTCCGAGTCGGAGCAGGAGGGTCTCGCCCAGCTCGTGGGCGCGAAGCCCGGCGACTGCGCCTTTTTCGCCGCCGGCTCGACCAAGGACAGCCGCGCGCTTCTCGGCGCGGCGCGCGTCGAGATCGGCCGACGACTCGGTCTGCTCGACCCCGACGTGTTCGCCTTCACCTGGGTGATGGACGCCCCGATGTTCGAGCCGGCCGCCGATGCTGTGGCATCCGGCGACGTGGCCGTGGGCGCCGGCGCCTGGACCGCCGTGCACCACGCGTTCACCGGCCCGAAGCCGGAGTTCGAGGACACCTTCGACACCGACCCGGGCTCGGCTCTGGCGTACGCGTACGACATCGTGTGCAACGGCTCCGAACTCGGCGGCGGATCGATCCGCATCCACCGCGAGGACATCCAGAAGCGCGTCTTCAAGGTCATGGGCATCAGCGAGGAGCAGGCGCAGGAGAAGTTCGGCTTCCTGCTCGACGCCTTCAAGTTCGGTGCGCCGCCGCACGGCGGCATCGCGCTGGGCATGGACCGCGTGCTGCAGCACCTGACCAAGACAGAGTCGATCCGCGAGGTGATCGCGTTCCCGAAGTCGGGCAACGGCTTCGACCCGCTCACCGAGGCGCCGGGCGCCATCACGCCCGAGCAGCGCGCCGAGGCCGGCGTCGACTTCGTCCCCGAGGACGACGAGCAGGAGTGA
- a CDS encoding YegP family protein: MAGRFELYTGKSGDWRFRLKAGNGEVIATGQGYSSKASALNGIDSVRRNAADAEVVEVDG; encoded by the coding sequence ATGGCAGGCAGGTTCGAGCTCTACACAGGCAAGAGCGGCGATTGGCGTTTCCGACTGAAGGCCGGCAATGGCGAGGTCATCGCCACAGGCCAGGGCTACTCGTCCAAGGCGAGTGCTCTGAACGGCATCGACTCGGTGAGACGCAACGCCGCTGACGCAGAAGTCGTCGAAGTCGACGGCTGA
- a CDS encoding cytochrome c biogenesis CcdA family protein, with the protein MNPADVIGSGALWLALPLAMLAGLISFLSPCVLPLVPGYLGFIGGAVGADAGGVSSRSARSTNGGGRGRLLLGVLLFILGFTVVFVCMTVLFGTAGMFLLEWMPLITRILGVVIIAMGLVFLGFFGFAQREWRMHVSSATGLIGAPLLGVALGLGWAPCLGPTLAAISALSANVGTPGRAALLGVAYSLGLGIPFLLIALGFGWATRTVGFLRRHIRVINIIGGVLLILLGVLMVTGVWTQIISRLGAVMGSVILPL; encoded by the coding sequence GTGAATCCCGCGGACGTCATCGGATCGGGCGCGCTCTGGCTCGCCCTTCCGCTGGCGATGCTGGCCGGTCTGATCTCGTTCCTCTCCCCGTGCGTGCTGCCGCTCGTGCCCGGCTACCTGGGGTTCATCGGGGGAGCGGTGGGGGCGGATGCCGGAGGCGTTTCGTCTCGCTCCGCTCGCTCAACGAACGGAGGAGGGCGCGGCCGGCTCCTGCTCGGAGTACTGCTGTTCATCCTCGGCTTCACGGTCGTGTTCGTCTGCATGACCGTGCTGTTCGGCACCGCCGGGATGTTCCTCCTCGAGTGGATGCCGCTGATCACCCGCATCCTGGGCGTCGTGATCATCGCGATGGGACTGGTCTTCCTCGGGTTCTTCGGGTTCGCGCAGCGCGAGTGGCGGATGCACGTGAGCTCGGCCACGGGCCTGATCGGGGCGCCGCTGCTGGGTGTCGCGCTCGGCCTCGGCTGGGCGCCCTGTCTCGGCCCGACGCTGGCTGCGATCTCCGCGCTGTCGGCCAACGTCGGCACGCCGGGCCGTGCGGCGCTGCTCGGCGTCGCCTACTCGCTGGGCCTCGGCATCCCGTTCCTGCTCATCGCGCTCGGGTTCGGATGGGCCACGAGGACCGTCGGCTTCCTGCGCCGGCACATCCGCGTCATCAACATCATCGGAGGCGTGCTGCTGATTCTGCTCGGAGTGCTCATGGTGACCGGCGTCTGGACCCAGATCATCTCGCGCCTGGGGGCGGTGATGGGCAGTGTCATCCTCCCGCTCTGA
- a CDS encoding rhodanese-like domain-containing protein yields MKSITVEQLAALGETPLIDVRERDEFAGGHVPGAVNLPMSELGDRLEELPTEAFHVICEMGGRSARVVQALEARGYDATNVDGGTAEWRAQGRQVDRP; encoded by the coding sequence ATGAAGTCGATCACCGTCGAACAGCTCGCCGCACTCGGCGAGACTCCGCTCATCGATGTGCGCGAGCGCGACGAGTTCGCGGGCGGGCATGTGCCCGGTGCCGTGAACCTGCCGATGTCCGAGCTGGGCGACCGGCTCGAAGAGCTCCCGACCGAGGCGTTCCACGTGATCTGCGAGATGGGCGGTCGTTCGGCCCGCGTCGTGCAGGCGCTCGAGGCGCGCGGCTACGACGCCACGAACGTCGACGGCGGCACCGCGGAGTGGCGGGCCCAGGGCCGCCAGGTCGACAGGCCGTGA